Proteins encoded within one genomic window of Christensenellaceae bacterium:
- a CDS encoding NUDIX domain-containing protein: MEFLDYYDENGKLLGKETREVIHTKGLWHKTVHCWLYDGLGNVYFQLRKDMKDNTNKMYTTASGHVAAGETLRQAFAREVKEEIGIDVDINACQLVEMTVWKMDMQKKDGNVVKDRAYANVYASKIGNSLPKFLFSDGEVLGIMKVSAKEALELLKKESGSISAIKIDAKNKTQQVKITMDNFLINPTEIGIIKYGKILQFVMNETK; this comes from the coding sequence ATGGAATTTTTGGATTATTATGACGAAAACGGAAAACTTTTGGGCAAGGAAACCCGAGAGGTTATTCACACAAAAGGGCTGTGGCACAAGACTGTTCACTGCTGGCTTTATGACGGTTTGGGAAACGTTTATTTTCAGTTGCGAAAAGATATGAAAGACAACACAAACAAAATGTATACCACGGCTTCAGGGCATGTGGCTGCTGGAGAAACCCTCCGGCAGGCGTTTGCGAGGGAAGTGAAGGAAGAGATTGGCATTGATGTTGATATAAACGCTTGTCAGCTTGTTGAAATGACGGTGTGGAAAATGGATATGCAAAAGAAAGACGGCAATGTTGTCAAAGACAGGGCCTACGCCAATGTTTATGCAAGCAAAATTGGGAACAGCCTGCCCAAATTTTTATTTAGTGACGGTGAGGTTTTGGGCATCATGAAGGTTAGTGCAAAAGAAGCGCTGGAGCTTTTAAAGAAAGAGAGTGGAAGTATATCCGCCATAAAAATAGATGCTAAAAACAAAACCCAACAAGTGAAAATAACTATGGATAATTTTTTAATCAACCCCACTGAGATAGGAATTATTAAATATGGCAAAATATTGCAGTTTGTCATGAATGAGACGAAGTGA
- a CDS encoding ComEC/Rec2 family competence protein produces the protein MAQKNINKETEGARPKGTLQRIINFRPMFVGAVLLCLAILCSVLVLFDIRFLILACIIYAAVVVLCIVAKQFRRLIALSIIYFLGFAVTLISISFYSDSSLGDTEYVITGRVNEISESYGGSAIMLGDVRLIDEHSGTKKLSGSTRFMAYGGLDVKLGDKVVFSGKVSYVEMSAFRLLKRSAGFDYSNDIRYTAGVSGASVTVVDGSMHLDEIIKNATKERLLQTMGATTGGIAYAILFGDRSVVDDNIYQSFKESGTVHLLAVSGMHVVIVIGIIYFFLSLFKMNKWVRFGIMAAVILGYCYMCGFIPSVVRSGIMALVLMIAPLLGRKNDALSSIGIACILILLFKPLYLFDVGFQLSFMAVLGIIFCSMLLKHLSIKNKFLKSVMDISIITIFTSFVTLPIITGYFGVFPLYTIIANIAIIPIFTLAHIFLCVFCLIAVPLEFMSFLLVVPQALFEVIFWLNSLLVSLPLALIKTVGFGLLGSIIFFMLAFMTSRFVMLKAKIKALCCCALTAFCVIMVVINNIPAYAKTPTLEFHNQATAGFAMLVASGGEYYIVDPDVRSLREVGYNLKDVKVSRLNGIIFSSNNNFEPNRMTDFVQKFGNPTIFVDSDNAALNNLVLSGFKVQVIDNTNQRFGNIEYRNFKLNSTVLALELKTSGSTIVVVNKNLSSSQTNTLISVLSFDIDYLYFLGLGANAPPIGAENILSDIDKKKVCVI, from the coding sequence ATGGCACAAAAGAATATAAATAAAGAGACAGAAGGTGCAAGACCCAAGGGGACACTGCAAAGAATAATAAATTTCAGGCCTATGTTTGTAGGCGCGGTTTTGCTGTGTCTGGCTATTTTGTGCTCGGTGTTGGTTTTGTTTGACATTCGGTTCTTGATTTTGGCATGCATAATTTATGCGGCTGTCGTCGTTCTGTGTATTGTGGCAAAGCAGTTTCGCCGACTGATTGCGCTAAGTATCATTTATTTCTTGGGATTTGCAGTGACTTTAATAAGTATTTCTTTTTATAGCGACAGCAGTTTGGGTGACACAGAATATGTAATTACGGGCAGAGTGAATGAGATTAGTGAGAGTTATGGCGGCAGTGCTATTATGCTGGGTGATGTCCGGCTCATTGATGAACATAGCGGCACGAAAAAACTCAGCGGCAGCACCCGTTTTATGGCCTATGGCGGGCTTGACGTTAAGTTGGGTGACAAGGTAGTTTTCAGCGGCAAGGTCAGTTACGTTGAAATGAGTGCGTTTAGGTTGCTGAAGCGTAGCGCAGGATTTGATTATTCTAATGATATAAGATATACCGCCGGCGTAAGCGGAGCGAGTGTGACGGTAGTTGACGGTTCTATGCATCTTGATGAGATAATAAAGAACGCCACCAAAGAGCGGCTGCTTCAAACCATGGGTGCAACAACCGGCGGGATTGCCTATGCGATACTTTTTGGTGACCGCAGCGTTGTGGATGATAATATTTATCAATCGTTTAAAGAAAGCGGAACAGTGCATCTGTTGGCTGTTAGCGGCATGCACGTTGTTATTGTAATCGGTATTATATACTTCTTTTTATCGCTTTTCAAAATGAACAAATGGGTGAGATTTGGCATAATGGCAGCAGTTATTTTGGGATACTGTTATATGTGTGGGTTTATTCCGTCGGTTGTGCGGTCTGGGATAATGGCTCTGGTGCTTATGATAGCCCCTCTGCTTGGGCGCAAAAACGACGCTCTAAGTTCAATCGGTATTGCATGTATTCTGATTTTACTCTTTAAGCCGCTATATTTGTTTGATGTGGGTTTTCAGCTAAGTTTCATGGCGGTTTTGGGAATTATATTTTGTTCAATGCTCCTAAAGCATCTATCTATTAAAAACAAATTTCTGAAATCGGTTATGGATATAAGCATAATTACAATCTTTACTTCGTTTGTGACGTTGCCCATTATAACGGGGTACTTTGGAGTTTTTCCACTGTATACAATAATTGCTAATATTGCTATAATTCCGATATTTACGCTTGCGCATATATTCCTTTGCGTGTTTTGTCTTATTGCAGTACCTCTTGAATTTATGTCGTTTTTGTTGGTTGTGCCCCAAGCACTGTTTGAGGTGATTTTCTGGCTTAACTCGCTTTTGGTGTCTCTGCCGCTTGCTCTTATTAAGACTGTAGGATTTGGGTTGTTGGGCTCCATAATATTTTTTATGCTTGCATTTATGACGAGCCGTTTTGTTATGCTTAAAGCCAAAATTAAAGCACTTTGCTGTTGCGCTCTGACTGCTTTTTGTGTTATTATGGTGGTGATAAATAATATTCCCGCCTATGCAAAAACTCCTACACTCGAATTTCACAATCAAGCAACCGCAGGATTTGCTATGCTTGTGGCTTCAGGAGGTGAGTATTATATTGTTGACCCTGATGTGCGCTCGCTCAGGGAAGTTGGCTATAACCTCAAGGACGTAAAAGTAAGCCGTCTAAACGGTATAATATTTAGTTCAAATAATAATTTTGAACCCAACAGAATGACAGATTTTGTTCAGAAGTTTGGAAACCCAACTATATTTGTTGACAGTGATAATGCAGCATTAAATAATTTGGTACTCAGCGGATTTAAGGTGCAGGTTATAGATAATACTAATCAAAGGTTTGGCAATATTGAGTATAGAAACTTTAAGTTGAATTCAACGGTTCTGGCTTTGGAACTGAAAACAAGCGGAAGTACTATTGTTGTGGTGAACAAAAATCTTTCTTCGTCTCAGACAAATACTTTGATAAGTGTTTTGAGTTTTGATATTGATTATTTATATTTTTTGGGATTAGGTGCTAATGCGCCGCCTATTGGAGCTGAAAATATATTAAGTGATATTGATAAAAAGAAGGTATGTGTCATATGA
- the holA gene encoding DNA polymerase III subunit delta yields the protein MKFENLKQNLTAGLKPSYYITGEDSFLVYKALELVEKALSLSMPDFNKVIFSGEGFNAKDFVAACEVLPMGDNFRLVVVKDYQSKDLNGDKKLLSGYLSNPTPTTCLVFFESTAAFKSTGYGRDTAVGHNKFYVSLLDKTEVVECNRLPNAMLEKWIMGTLKQNDKTISKEALITLIEFCNGALGKIEGEINKLSAYAGERQEIVQSDVLILTAPDIEYEIFAITEALSKKDGETVYKAVDKLLENKESETRIISIITNHMRRLFYSAVSGYNDMELSRMLSVKEYAIKKAREQGKLFSKVALMNIYNLCLEVEYLIKSGGMQPTNALKYLIANILIK from the coding sequence ATGAAATTTGAAAATCTGAAACAAAATTTGACAGCCGGCCTAAAGCCTAGTTATTATATAACAGGCGAGGATAGCTTTTTGGTTTATAAGGCGCTGGAGCTCGTTGAAAAGGCCCTCAGTCTCAGTATGCCTGACTTTAATAAGGTTATTTTCAGCGGCGAAGGGTTTAACGCCAAGGACTTTGTGGCGGCGTGTGAGGTTTTGCCTATGGGCGACAATTTCAGGCTTGTGGTGGTCAAGGACTATCAAAGTAAGGACCTTAACGGCGACAAAAAGCTGCTATCGGGTTATTTGAGCAACCCGACCCCTACAACCTGTTTGGTATTTTTTGAAAGCACAGCAGCTTTTAAATCGACGGGCTACGGTCGGGACACTGCGGTTGGGCATAATAAGTTTTATGTGAGCCTGCTTGATAAAACCGAAGTGGTGGAGTGTAACCGTCTGCCAAACGCTATGCTTGAAAAGTGGATAATGGGTACTCTCAAACAGAATGATAAGACCATCAGCAAAGAGGCCTTGATTACCTTGATAGAGTTTTGCAATGGAGCTCTTGGAAAAATTGAAGGAGAGATAAACAAGCTTTCGGCATACGCCGGAGAGAGGCAGGAAATCGTTCAGAGTGATGTTTTAATACTGACGGCGCCAGACATAGAATATGAGATTTTTGCCATAACCGAGGCACTTAGCAAAAAAGACGGCGAAACGGTATATAAGGCGGTTGATAAACTTCTTGAAAACAAAGAGAGTGAGACCCGAATAATAAGTATCATCACAAATCACATGCGCAGGCTGTTTTACAGTGCTGTGTCGGGATATAACGACATGGAACTAAGCCGTATGCTGTCGGTCAAGGAATACGCCATAAAAAAGGCAAGAGAGCAGGGTAAGCTTTTTTCTAAGGTTGCTCTTATGAACATATATAACTTGTGCCTTGAAGTGGAATACTTAATCAAAAGCGGCGGCATGCAACCCACTAATGCATTGAAATACTTGATTGCAAATATTCTTATTAAATAA
- the rsmD gene encoding 16S rRNA (guanine(966)-N(2))-methyltransferase RsmD — protein MRIISGKYRGRKLSHPTCEGVLPTIDRIKESIFNIIANKIPNSRCLDLFGGTGNLGIECISRGAKKVIISDHNPVCIKNIKQNLREDPGVQIICADFLDTLTQLKSEQFDIVFLDPPYRSDFALKAIQKIREYNLLSKDGIIIWEHPKGTPVQNNYFCVYDTRNYGSVSVSFLSVSEVSE, from the coding sequence ATGAGAATAATAAGCGGAAAATATCGCGGACGAAAGCTCTCCCATCCCACCTGCGAGGGCGTTTTGCCCACAATTGACAGAATAAAAGAAAGTATATTCAACATAATTGCAAACAAAATACCCAACAGCCGCTGTCTGGATCTTTTTGGCGGCACAGGAAATCTCGGCATTGAGTGTATTAGCCGTGGAGCCAAAAAAGTAATTATATCCGATCACAACCCCGTTTGTATAAAAAATATAAAACAAAATCTGAGAGAAGACCCCGGCGTCCAAATTATCTGCGCCGATTTTTTAGATACCCTCACTCAGCTAAAATCAGAGCAATTTGATATTGTTTTTCTTGACCCTCCTTATCGGAGTGATTTTGCATTAAAGGCCATTCAAAAAATTAGAGAATATAACCTGCTGAGCAAGGACGGAATAATAATATGGGAGCACCCCAAGGGCACTCCCGTTCAGAATAATTATTTTTGCGTTTACGACACACGTAACTACGGTTCGGTTTCAGTGTCTTTTCTTAGTGTTTCCGAGGTTTCAGAGTAA
- the alr gene encoding alanine racemase — translation MNKFILDIRALRDNILRIKQRLRPDALFCAMVKANAYGHGLKHISRHIEHIVDYFGVACVSEGLKLRQLNISKPILVVGSFDEIMAKKAMLNYLTLTVFSCEQIEHMTKICKQLNICASVHIKVNTGMNRLGVNDKTEFISMLNMLENNEYIKLKGVFSHLAREDEKYIKRQNKIFKQYIKLCKAFKGLIFHLSSSFAAINYQKYNYNMVRIGLAMYGYAHSEHISLKPVITIISNIRSILKVKKGSFVGYGGALRCQRNMTLAVVPLGYADGINLKLSNTASVYMVGQPAPIVGRVCMDMLICNITDLGVKLDDEVVIFDNINNATVWSKICGNHEYEILTSFKINRMKVVIRK, via the coding sequence ATGAACAAATTCATACTAGATATCCGGGCACTGCGAGATAATATACTTAGAATAAAGCAGCGTCTGAGACCCGATGCTCTCTTCTGTGCCATGGTCAAGGCCAATGCCTATGGTCATGGCCTTAAGCACATTTCGAGGCATATAGAGCATATTGTAGACTATTTTGGCGTGGCATGTGTCAGCGAAGGACTAAAACTGCGGCAGTTAAACATATCAAAACCGATTTTGGTAGTGGGCAGTTTTGATGAAATTATGGCTAAAAAAGCCATGCTTAATTATCTTACTCTTACTGTGTTTTCGTGTGAACAAATTGAGCATATGACAAAAATATGCAAGCAACTTAATATCTGTGCATCTGTGCATATTAAGGTCAACACCGGCATGAACAGGCTTGGCGTAAATGATAAAACCGAATTTATAAGTATGCTGAATATGCTTGAAAACAATGAATACATAAAACTCAAGGGCGTGTTTTCGCATCTGGCGCGCGAGGACGAAAAATATATAAAAAGACAGAACAAAATATTTAAACAATACATTAAACTATGCAAAGCTTTTAAAGGGTTAATCTTTCATCTAAGCAGCAGTTTTGCTGCAATAAATTATCAAAAATATAATTACAATATGGTACGCATCGGCCTTGCCATGTATGGCTATGCCCATTCGGAGCATATAAGTCTGAAACCCGTCATAACCATTATCAGCAATATCCGTTCTATTTTAAAGGTAAAAAAAGGAAGTTTTGTAGGTTATGGCGGAGCCTTACGCTGTCAAAGAAACATGACCCTAGCGGTAGTACCGCTTGGATACGCAGACGGAATTAACCTAAAGCTCAGCAATACTGCCAGCGTCTATATGGTCGGTCAGCCCGCCCCGATAGTCGGCAGAGTTTGCATGGATATGCTCATATGCAATATCACAGATTTAGGTGTAAAATTAGATGATGAAGTTGTTATCTTTGACAATATAAACAACGCAACTGTGTGGAGCAAAATCTGCGGCAATCATGAGTATGAAATTCTCACAAGCTTCAAAATCAACCGGATGAAGGTGGTAATTAGAAAATAG
- a CDS encoding DUF975 family protein: protein MRTAAQTRELARQNVTGKWWLAIGVCIIYNLIAWAASALSAVPMLGFISLAVTLFLVPPIFLGYTLFMINLVRRKNPQINDLFGYFKDGYWMSMGVYWLKYVFIVLWSLLLIIPGIIKTYSYAMSEYLVINKIRTDPNEAITFSRELMNGNKWRLFCLHFSFIGWILLGILTLGILFFWIEPYIRAAEIVFFDEIAESAGLIGENVQPTAVERGDMAGPTEVYDGDGFTGQPTAVENQPTIVVDDNDEKES from the coding sequence ATGAGAACAGCAGCACAAACAAGAGAGTTAGCCCGGCAAAATGTCACCGGCAAATGGTGGCTTGCAATTGGCGTATGCATTATATATAATTTGATTGCATGGGCTGCATCGGCTCTTTCCGCCGTTCCAATGCTTGGTTTTATATCACTTGCTGTTACGCTATTTCTGGTTCCGCCAATATTTTTGGGATATACGCTTTTTATGATTAACCTTGTCAGGCGCAAAAATCCTCAGATTAACGATTTATTCGGCTATTTCAAAGATGGCTATTGGATGTCAATGGGCGTTTATTGGCTTAAGTATGTATTCATAGTCCTTTGGAGTCTACTGCTTATAATACCCGGAATTATTAAGACCTATTCATATGCTATGAGTGAATATTTGGTGATTAACAAAATCAGGACTGACCCGAATGAAGCGATAACTTTTAGCCGTGAGCTTATGAATGGCAATAAGTGGAGATTGTTTTGTTTGCATTTTAGTTTTATAGGCTGGATATTGCTGGGCATACTTACACTTGGAATTTTGTTCTTTTGGATTGAGCCGTATATTAGAGCTGCGGAAATAGTTTTCTTTGACGAAATTGCTGAAAGTGCAGGACTGATAGGCGAGAATGTTCAGCCCACAGCGGTTGAGAGGGGCGACATGGCTGGGCCCACCGAAGTTTATGACGGTGACGGGTTTACAGGTCAGCCCACAGCGGTTGAAAATCAACCTACAATTGTGGTTGATGACAACGACGAAAAAGAGAGTTGA
- a CDS encoding DUF87 domain-containing protein, whose protein sequence is MAIRYIPRKTKVKMEFVKGVTLSDIIVGVIGVAGAVLFIASQGLGGYNWYLAVAWLAIFITMYFPVDEGVRLYSAMGLLVRFIAFKKKYSQEDVDKHGNPSIRQLMPFEGLHKERFIDFKDYYAEVIEVSPIEFGLLNAYKQDMLIRTFANALKRLGNGQNASVVKLNKAIIFDNYVQNEDRKFDSLMELQYEGEMTESEVEARSGVFEARVSTIELMNREEKIYKDYFYLVVYDKDRESLDNTVDGMMSTMANSVVPMATRKLIGRDLIVFLRSNYGKDFDERDLETITLDKHINWATPNQIKFKTTRTIINKQGYRSFVITDYPLTVGNAWGAGFFLLDRTNVVVNITPVQRHLAEKRIDKAIVELEGKLGMMAKSSKQLENNTHLRTLKELLAQLKNDGEQLYEVNMHITCEENARKEVRAVLKQYGYKYAEMFGRQVDAFISRSISRLDTVTQYLRDMPTSTLAALFPFISSALQDEKGIYIGYNEYPVFVDFFVRNAARVNSNMMIIGKSGSGKSYATKTLLANLACDNTKVFILDPEDEYTPLSYNLKGKVLDVGSSISGRLNPFHIITTLDSDEGGTADDYSTHLQFLEQFFATILPGIAPDAFEKLNNLIIEVYREKGIDSTTKLKGLKPEDYPIFDDLYKVILQKIKEEKDDYHRRNLQTVETYISKFATGGRNSNLWNGPMSIVTKENFVTFNFRSLLANRNEIIANAQMLLVFKYLDNEIIKNKDFNDKYHRGEPLDKWRKIIVAVDEAHVFINPKRPIALDFMAQMAKRIRKYGGMQIIITQNIKDFVGSPEIERQSSAVINASQYSFIFSLAPNDINDLVNLYRNAGEINKEEQDAIVTASVGQAFIITSALSRTSVKIEASETVRNLFS, encoded by the coding sequence ATGGCGATAAGATATATTCCACGAAAAACCAAGGTAAAAATGGAGTTCGTTAAGGGTGTCACCCTTAGTGATATTATTGTGGGCGTAATCGGTGTGGCGGGCGCCGTGCTGTTTATTGCCTCTCAAGGCCTTGGCGGGTATAACTGGTATCTGGCTGTTGCGTGGCTGGCGATATTTATAACCATGTACTTCCCCGTTGACGAGGGTGTAAGGCTTTATAGCGCAATGGGGCTGTTGGTAAGATTTATTGCATTTAAGAAGAAGTATTCACAGGAAGATGTGGACAAGCACGGCAATCCCAGCATAAGGCAGCTGATGCCGTTTGAAGGGCTGCATAAAGAAAGGTTTATTGACTTTAAGGATTATTATGCCGAGGTTATTGAAGTAAGTCCTATTGAGTTTGGGCTTCTTAACGCTTATAAACAGGATATGTTAATAAGAACCTTTGCAAACGCCTTAAAGCGTCTTGGAAACGGGCAAAACGCAAGTGTAGTAAAGCTTAACAAGGCGATAATTTTTGATAATTATGTTCAAAACGAGGACCGCAAGTTTGACAGCCTTATGGAACTGCAGTATGAGGGCGAAATGACCGAGTCTGAGGTTGAGGCGCGAAGCGGGGTGTTTGAGGCACGTGTAAGCACGATTGAGCTTATGAACCGCGAAGAAAAAATTTATAAAGACTATTTCTATTTGGTAGTCTATGACAAAGACCGTGAATCGCTTGACAACACCGTTGACGGAATGATGAGTACCATGGCCAACAGCGTTGTGCCCATGGCTACCCGCAAGCTTATAGGGCGTGACCTTATAGTGTTTTTGCGCTCCAACTACGGCAAAGACTTTGATGAGCGTGACCTTGAAACCATAACTTTAGACAAGCACATAAATTGGGCAACGCCCAATCAGATTAAGTTCAAAACCACCCGAACGATTATAAATAAACAGGGTTATCGAAGCTTTGTTATAACTGACTATCCGCTGACTGTAGGAAACGCATGGGGCGCAGGGTTCTTTCTTTTGGACCGAACCAATGTGGTGGTAAACATTACGCCCGTTCAGAGGCATTTGGCCGAGAAGCGAATAGACAAGGCTATTGTTGAGCTTGAAGGCAAGCTCGGGATGATGGCAAAGAGCAGTAAGCAGCTTGAAAACAATACTCACTTAAGAACGCTTAAGGAACTTCTGGCTCAGCTTAAGAATGACGGTGAGCAGCTTTATGAAGTTAATATGCACATTACGTGTGAGGAAAATGCACGTAAAGAAGTAAGAGCGGTGCTTAAACAATACGGCTATAAATATGCCGAAATGTTCGGACGTCAGGTGGATGCTTTCATTAGCCGCAGCATATCTCGCCTTGACACGGTAACTCAATATCTGAGGGATATGCCGACAAGCACGCTGGCGGCTCTGTTCCCGTTTATTTCAAGTGCGCTTCAGGACGAGAAGGGGATTTATATAGGATATAATGAATACCCTGTGTTTGTAGACTTTTTTGTGCGAAACGCAGCACGCGTAAACAGTAACATGATGATAATAGGAAAATCGGGTTCAGGAAAGTCGTATGCTACAAAGACGCTTCTTGCTAACCTTGCCTGTGACAACACCAAGGTATTTATTCTTGACCCTGAAGATGAGTACACGCCGCTTTCATACAATCTTAAGGGGAAGGTTTTGGACGTAGGTTCGTCAATCAGCGGCAGGCTTAATCCATTTCATATAATCACAACGCTTGACTCTGACGAGGGTGGAACCGCTGATGACTATTCAACCCACCTTCAGTTTTTGGAGCAATTTTTTGCAACAATCCTGCCGGGTATTGCCCCAGACGCTTTTGAAAAACTGAACAACCTTATTATTGAGGTATACCGCGAAAAGGGTATTGACAGCACCACCAAGCTTAAAGGTCTGAAACCTGAAGATTATCCGATATTTGATGACCTTTATAAGGTTATTTTGCAAAAAATAAAGGAAGAAAAGGACGATTATCACAGACGCAATCTGCAGACGGTGGAAACATATATTTCTAAGTTTGCGACCGGCGGGCGTAACAGCAACCTATGGAATGGGCCGATGTCGATTGTAACCAAAGAAAACTTTGTAACGTTTAACTTCAGAAGTCTGCTTGCCAACCGTAACGAAATAATCGCAAACGCACAAATGTTGTTGGTGTTTAAGTATCTTGACAACGAGATTATTAAAAACAAAGACTTTAACGACAAATATCACCGCGGTGAGCCGCTTGATAAGTGGCGTAAGATTATTGTGGCAGTTGACGAGGCCCACGTATTTATAAACCCCAAACGCCCCATAGCGCTTGACTTTATGGCGCAGATGGCAAAGCGTATAAGAAAATATGGCGGTATGCAGATAATTATAACGCAGAACATAAAAGACTTTGTTGGCTCTCCTGAAATTGAGCGGCAAAGTTCAGCCGTAATCAACGCAAGTCAATATTCGTTTATATTCTCGCTTGCGCCAAACGACATAAACGACCTTGTAAACCTTTATCGAAACGCGGGTGAAATTAACAAAGAAGAGCAGGATGCTATTGTTACGGCAAGCGTGGGTCAGGCATTTATAATTACAAGCGCGCTCAGTAGAACTTCAGTTAAGATTGAAGCGAGCGAAACGGTTAGAAATTTGTTCTCATAA
- a CDS encoding zinc ribbon domain-containing protein yields the protein MKKCIACGMPLNGPDDYALGDTKKNYCKYCSRKDGTMKSYEETLEGTIPWAMKEYGITEEQARKQIPEYLKTLPAWKDKI from the coding sequence ATGAAAAAATGTATTGCGTGCGGCATGCCGCTAAACGGGCCCGATGATTATGCCTTGGGAGATACAAAAAAGAATTACTGTAAATACTGCTCCCGCAAAGACGGAACTATGAAAAGCTATGAAGAAACCTTAGAAGGGACAATTCCATGGGCAATGAAGGAATATGGTATCACCGAAGAACAAGCCCGCAAACAAATTCCGGAATATTTAAAAACGCTGCCAGCCTGGAAAGATAAAATATGA